One Pirellulales bacterium DNA window includes the following coding sequences:
- the rplO gene encoding 50S ribosomal protein L15, translating to MNIHDVHQKIKKNKKPQRLGRGESSGTGKTAGRGHKGQGQLAGWTAHPAFEGGQMPLVRRIPKRGFNNQWARIVVSVNLGELDELFSAGEEVTPETLKAKGRLKVRYELLKILGNGQLTKKLKISAHRFSAAAAEKIKHAGGEAVILPGPAPVKRPEKSKGKAKRAAASK from the coding sequence ATGAACATTCACGACGTCCATCAAAAGATCAAAAAGAACAAAAAGCCGCAGCGGCTCGGTCGCGGCGAAAGCTCCGGCACCGGCAAGACCGCCGGCCGCGGCCACAAGGGCCAAGGCCAATTGGCGGGCTGGACCGCCCATCCGGCCTTCGAAGGCGGCCAGATGCCGTTGGTGCGCCGCATTCCCAAACGCGGTTTCAACAACCAATGGGCGCGGATCGTCGTCAGCGTCAACTTGGGCGAGCTCGACGAGTTGTTCTCGGCGGGCGAAGAGGTCACCCCCGAGACCCTCAAGGCAAAAGGCCGCTTGAAGGTCCGCTACGAACTGCTCAAAATTCTTGGCAATGGTCAATTGACCAAGAAGCTCAAGATCTCGGCCCATCGCTTCAGCGCGGCGGCCGCCGAAAAGATCAAGCACGCCGGCGGCGAAGCGGTCATTCTGCCCGGCCCAGCGCCGGTCAAGCGTCCCGAAAAAAGCAAAGGCAAAGCCAAGCGGGCGGCTGCCAGCAAGTAG
- the rpsE gene encoding 30S ribosomal protein S5, translating to MAAWRPWPKPPARRDSVSNRSTRIGARPSVANETTRGELIDKVVKIRRCAAVVKGGRRFSFAAMVVVGNGRGKVGWGYGKANEVPPSVEKAVKDGSRSMKEITLAGATIPHAVKGRYGAAQVVLLPASPGTGVFAGASVRAVCEAAGIHDILTKSFGSNNPINLVKATLDALHQLRSPQDIERLRGVSLA from the coding sequence ATGGCCGCGTGGCGGCCCTGGCCGAAGCCGCCCGCGAGGCGGGACTCAGTTTCTAACCGTTCGACAAGAATTGGAGCGCGACCCAGCGTGGCTAACGAAACAACACGTGGCGAGTTGATTGACAAAGTGGTGAAGATCCGCCGCTGCGCCGCCGTGGTCAAAGGCGGTCGCCGGTTCAGCTTCGCCGCCATGGTCGTGGTCGGCAACGGCCGCGGCAAGGTCGGCTGGGGCTACGGCAAGGCGAACGAAGTCCCCCCGTCGGTCGAAAAGGCGGTCAAGGACGGCAGCCGCAGCATGAAAGAAATCACGCTGGCCGGCGCCACCATTCCGCATGCCGTCAAGGGACGCTACGGCGCCGCCCAGGTCGTGCTCCTGCCCGCCAGCCCCGGCACCGGCGTCTTCGCCGGCGCCAGTGTTCGCGCGGTGTGCGAGGCGGCTGGCATCCACGACATCCTGACCAAGAGCTTCGGCTCCAACAACCCCATCAATCTCGTCAAAGCCACGCTCGACGCGCTGCATCAACTGCGGTCGCCGCAAGACATCGAGCGCCTGCGCGGAGTTTCGCTGGCATGA
- the rplR gene encoding 50S ribosomal protein L18, whose translation MNHEKTIAKQRQRRRFRVRKTIRGDEQRPRLTIHRSHQHIYAQIIDDDGGRTLAAASSIEKDVRGGLKYGGNKDAAQAIGRLVAERALAAGVKQVKFDRREYKYHGRVAALAEAAREAGLSF comes from the coding sequence GTGAACCACGAAAAAACAATTGCCAAGCAACGCCAGCGCCGCCGTTTCCGCGTGCGCAAGACAATTCGCGGAGACGAGCAGCGCCCGCGCTTGACCATCCACCGCAGTCATCAACACATTTACGCTCAAATCATCGACGACGATGGCGGCCGCACCTTGGCGGCGGCCAGCAGCATCGAGAAGGATGTGCGCGGCGGCCTCAAGTACGGCGGCAACAAAGACGCCGCGCAGGCGATTGGCCGCTTGGTGGCGGAGCGCGCCCTGGCCGCGGGCGTCAAGCAGGTGAAGTTCGATCGCCGCGAATACAAATATCATGGCCGCGTGGCGGCCCTGGCCGAAGCCGCCCGCGAGGCGGGACTCAGTTTCTAA
- the rpsH gene encoding 30S ribosomal protein S8: MMTDPISDMLTRIRNAVRVERPAVEMPLSKVKRGVAEVLKREGYIWDFEEVESAPARQLRIHLKYGPNGERLIRHIRRVSKPGRRIYSRSAELKPVLNGLGIRIISSSRGVISDREARQRNLGGEVLCELW; this comes from the coding sequence ATGATGACCGACCCTATCTCCGACATGTTGACCCGCATTCGGAATGCGGTGCGTGTCGAGCGTCCTGCCGTCGAGATGCCGCTGTCGAAGGTCAAGCGGGGTGTGGCCGAAGTGCTCAAGCGCGAAGGCTACATCTGGGATTTCGAGGAGGTCGAATCGGCGCCCGCGCGGCAACTGCGGATTCACCTCAAGTACGGACCCAACGGCGAACGCCTGATTCGTCATATTCGCCGCGTCAGCAAGCCCGGCCGTCGCATTTACAGCCGCTCGGCCGAGCTGAAGCCCGTCCTCAACGGCCTGGGCATCCGCATCATCAGCTCCAGCCGCGGCGTGATCAGCGATCGCGAGGCGCGCCAGCGCAACCTGGGCGGCGAAGTCCTCTGCGAACTTTGGTAG
- the rplF gene encoding 50S ribosomal protein L6 gives MSRIGKLPVAVPDGVKVQLTDRLIQVEGAKGKLEFAHRPEVKVAYDQAAKTITVTRENNERLSRALHGLTRALIQNMVQGVSKGYEKKLEIVGVGYLGAISGNVLQIRAGYANEVHKQIPAGLKVTCPDQTHVVIQGADKQLVGQFAAEVRAIRKPEPYKGKGIRYDGEQVRRKAGKATIK, from the coding sequence ATGTCACGCATTGGAAAACTGCCGGTTGCCGTGCCCGACGGCGTCAAAGTCCAACTCACCGACAGGTTGATCCAGGTCGAAGGCGCCAAGGGCAAACTGGAATTCGCCCATCGTCCCGAGGTGAAGGTGGCTTACGACCAGGCCGCCAAGACGATTACCGTCACCCGCGAGAACAACGAGCGGTTGTCGCGCGCCCTGCACGGCCTGACCCGCGCCTTGATCCAAAACATGGTGCAAGGCGTGTCGAAAGGGTATGAAAAGAAGCTGGAAATCGTCGGCGTCGGCTACCTGGGAGCGATCTCGGGCAACGTCCTGCAAATTCGCGCCGGCTACGCCAACGAAGTTCACAAGCAGATCCCCGCAGGGCTCAAGGTGACCTGCCCCGATCAAACGCACGTCGTGATTCAAGGCGCCGACAAGCAGTTGGTGGGCCAGTTCGCGGCCGAAGTGCGTGCGATTCGCAAACCAGAACCGTACAAAGGCAAGGGCATCCGCTACGACGGCGAACAGGTCCGTCGCAAGGCCGGCAAGGCGACGATCAAATAA
- a CDS encoding type Z 30S ribosomal protein S14: MASKSKIAKAKQTPKFSTRRVSRCKLCGRPRAVYRKFGVCRICFKNLANEGLIPGVKKSSW; this comes from the coding sequence ATGGCGAGCAAGTCAAAGATCGCGAAAGCCAAGCAGACGCCCAAGTTTTCCACCCGGCGCGTCTCGCGGTGCAAACTATGTGGCCGGCCTCGTGCCGTGTATCGCAAGTTCGGCGTGTGCCGCATTTGCTTCAAGAACTTGGCGAACGAAGGCCTGATTCCTGGCGTTAAGAAGTCGAGCTGGTAA